The Puntigrus tetrazona isolate hp1 chromosome 4, ASM1883169v1, whole genome shotgun sequence genome includes a window with the following:
- the LOC122342494 gene encoding zinc finger protein 384-like has translation MLNCHFNIFLNLLQSHRRQHNKDKPYKCHHCNRGYVDAASLEVHLSTHTVKHDKLYSCGLCNRTYTSETYLMKHMRKHAPDMLPSPPGSNHQNRSPGRAGGSSSDGDGQSQAERNNAFIQPVGVPCIFDLNQYKPVPSADVQYKTVSVSDISPHKDLCITVEASAIQVEHLNS, from the exons ATGTTGAATTGtcactttaacatttttctcaATCTTTTACAGTCTCATCGGCGTCAGCACAACAAGGACAAGCCGTATAAGTGTCACCACTGTAACCGTGGTTATGTAGACGCAGCCAGCCTGGAGGTTCATCTGTCCACGCACACGGTCAAGCACGATAAACTCTACTCCTGTGGTTTATGCAACCGCACATATACCTCG GAAACGTATCTGATGAAGCACATGCGAAAACACGCCCCAGATATGCTTCCGTCTCCACCCGGATCCAACCATCAGAATCGCAGCCCCGGCCGCGCAGGAGGAAGTAGCTCGGATGGAGACGGGCAGAGCCAAGCCGAGAGGAACAATGCCTTCATCCAGCCGGTCGGTGTGCCGTGCATATTCGACCTGAACCAGTACAAGCCAGTACCTTCTGCAGACGTGCAGTATAAAACTGTCAGTGTGTCTGACATCTCCCCTCACAAAGACCTCTGCATCACCGTGGAGGCTTCTGCCATACAGGTGGAGCACCTAAACTCATAA